The Desulfobotulus mexicanus genome window below encodes:
- a CDS encoding peptidoglycan DD-metalloendopeptidase family protein, which produces MMARICLFIFLIYLISPSAVLAHEMVRVEVDRLNMRSAPDRNASVVMVLSRGERVRILGEVDGWVRVISGNREGYLRDRPIYIKRISSANQEVDSVKKEREEVLSRIQEQQSLLTRYRERETNVIAGLNAIDKTLNEVNRRLASIRKEQEKLLEQRRQTREIIAELKKDNMEKKELVSKRLTALYKLEGTGRMALLTSTDNIYEFSVHKKALEKVLQMDDRILMEQVQRIQELNLLSERLNKEEERIADAAQRAADQQRIQRMEKEKRKNLLSDIRTKQQHGLAAVAALEEVKGKLDQAIERLSRRRATPSQPSGPFEKFKGLLDMPVNGTIISRFGYRRNPELNVQTFHSGIGIRSDRGEPIKAFFSGTVIYADWFTGYGNMMIIDHGDHYYSVYAHAEELFKKTGDSVNRNEVIATVGDAGSLSGSMLHFEIRRQGKPIDPMLWVKSG; this is translated from the coding sequence ATGATGGCCCGGATATGTCTTTTTATTTTTCTTATATATTTGATAAGCCCATCTGCTGTACTTGCCCATGAAATGGTTAGAGTGGAAGTGGATCGTCTGAATATGCGCAGTGCACCGGACAGAAATGCTTCCGTTGTTATGGTTCTGTCCAGAGGTGAAAGGGTACGTATTCTGGGTGAAGTGGATGGATGGGTAAGGGTTATTTCCGGAAACCGTGAAGGTTATCTGAGGGACAGGCCTATTTATATAAAAAGAATATCATCTGCTAATCAGGAAGTAGACAGTGTAAAAAAGGAAAGGGAAGAGGTCCTTTCAAGAATACAGGAACAGCAGAGCCTTCTGACTCGTTACAGGGAAAGGGAAACCAATGTTATTGCAGGGCTTAATGCCATTGATAAAACCCTGAATGAGGTGAACAGAAGACTTGCCTCCATACGCAAAGAACAGGAAAAACTCCTTGAGCAGCGCAGGCAGACAAGGGAAATTATTGCTGAACTTAAAAAAGATAATATGGAAAAAAAAGAGCTTGTTTCAAAGCGTCTGACAGCCCTTTACAAGCTTGAAGGAACAGGCCGTATGGCTTTGCTCACTTCAACTGATAATATCTATGAATTTTCTGTCCATAAAAAAGCTCTGGAAAAAGTTCTGCAGATGGATGATCGCATTCTTATGGAGCAGGTTCAGCGAATTCAGGAACTTAATCTTTTATCTGAACGACTGAATAAAGAAGAAGAACGCATAGCTGATGCCGCACAGAGGGCTGCTGATCAGCAGCGTATCCAGAGAATGGAAAAGGAAAAACGTAAAAATCTTTTAAGTGATATTCGTACAAAACAGCAGCATGGTCTTGCTGCCGTTGCAGCACTGGAAGAAGTAAAAGGAAAGCTGGATCAGGCCATTGAAAGGCTTTCCCGAAGAAGAGCAACTCCTTCTCAGCCATCAGGACCCTTTGAAAAATTCAAGGGCTTGCTTGATATGCCTGTGAACGGTACAATCATTTCCCGTTTTGGATACAGAAGAAATCCGGAACTCAATGTGCAGACCTTTCATAGCGGTATAGGTATACGTTCAGATCGTGGAGAACCGATAAAGGCTTTTTTTTCCGGTACAGTTATTTATGCAGACTGGTTCACAGGCTATGGAAATATGATGATTATTGACCATGGAGATCATTATTATTCAGTCTATGCCCATGCGGAAGAGCTTTTTAAAAAAACAGGGGACAGTGTTAATCGCAATGAAGTCATTGCCACTGTAGGGGATGCGGGCTCCCTTTCCGGATCCATGCTGCATTTTGAAATACGCAGACAAGGAAAACCCATAGACCCTATGCTGTGGGTTAAAAGCGGTTAA
- a CDS encoding S41 family peptidase produces the protein MPFKMSRAGYILAAAGLVVFIILGSAGFHKTVFARGSAETYKGLKVFSDVIEEIEANYVDEIKTEDLIKKAIQGMVGSLDPHSAFLPPEAFEELQTDTKGEFGGIGIVITTKDGLLTVVSPIDGTPAFKAGIEAEDVIIEVDGESTKDMMLWEAVKRMRGPKGESVEIKIFRKGVSDPLEFTLVRDMIPIESVRYAVLKPGYGYVWVTNFRENTTDDLKKALEIIKQENNLKGLVLDLRANPGGLLDQSVSVADLFLDGGDIVSIQGRKRANPQVFRARKRGTEPAYPMVVLINGGSASASEIVAGALQDHKRAVILGTTSFGKGSVQTVRPLKDGYALKYTIARYYTPLGRSIQAEGIVPDIRVAHLILEEDKKEKDRFFHERDLKNHIEGKGSSDLKGVSEEKKETVSSGLDFKKLMRDQQVQRALDILIGYSIFEKK, from the coding sequence ATGCCTTTTAAAATGTCAAGAGCAGGTTATATTCTGGCGGCAGCAGGTCTTGTCGTTTTCATAATTTTGGGTTCTGCCGGTTTTCACAAAACAGTTTTTGCAAGGGGAAGTGCAGAAACATATAAAGGGCTTAAGGTTTTCAGTGATGTTATTGAAGAAATCGAAGCCAATTATGTGGATGAAATAAAAACTGAAGACCTTATTAAAAAAGCCATTCAGGGTATGGTTGGCAGCCTTGATCCCCACTCGGCATTTCTTCCCCCCGAAGCTTTTGAGGAATTACAGACCGATACCAAGGGTGAGTTTGGCGGTATTGGCATTGTTATTACCACTAAAGATGGACTTCTTACGGTTGTTTCTCCCATAGATGGGACTCCGGCTTTTAAGGCTGGCATAGAAGCAGAAGATGTTATTATTGAGGTGGATGGTGAGTCTACCAAAGACATGATGCTCTGGGAAGCTGTTAAGCGGATGCGTGGGCCCAAGGGAGAATCTGTAGAGATAAAGATATTTCGTAAAGGAGTTTCCGATCCCCTTGAGTTCACTCTGGTCAGGGATATGATTCCCATAGAAAGTGTCCGTTATGCTGTTCTTAAGCCCGGATACGGTTATGTATGGGTAACTAATTTCCGTGAAAATACAACGGATGATCTGAAAAAAGCCCTTGAAATAATCAAGCAGGAAAATAATTTAAAGGGTCTCGTACTTGATCTAAGGGCTAACCCAGGTGGGCTTCTGGATCAGTCTGTTTCCGTAGCGGATCTCTTCCTTGATGGAGGAGATATTGTTTCCATACAGGGAAGAAAAAGAGCTAACCCCCAGGTTTTCAGGGCAAGAAAAAGGGGGACTGAACCGGCTTATCCCATGGTTGTTCTGATTAATGGCGGCAGTGCCAGTGCCTCAGAAATTGTGGCCGGAGCCCTTCAGGATCATAAAAGGGCGGTTATTCTGGGCACAACTTCCTTTGGTAAAGGTTCCGTACAGACTGTAAGACCTTTAAAAGACGGATATGCTCTTAAATATACCATTGCCCGTTATTATACACCCCTTGGCAGATCCATTCAGGCAGAAGGTATTGTACCCGATATCCGGGTTGCCCATCTGATCCTTGAAGAAGATAAAAAAGAAAAAGATCGTTTTTTCCATGAACGGGATCTGAAAAACCATATTGAAGGGAAGGGATCTTCAGACCTTAAAGGAGTTTCAGAAGAAAAAAAGGAAACAGTTTCTTCGGGCCTGGATTTTAAAAAGCTCATGAGAGATCAACAGGTGCAGAGAGCTCTGGATATTCTGATTGGTTATAGTATTTTTGAAAAAAAATAA
- a CDS encoding divergent polysaccharide deacetylase family protein — MTKKKETKTNEKKKTTRKSGTRKAPAKSASASKGKNTSPPSEINQGPIALLILLLLVVGTGVAAHLFFKPFQRDISLAGNKEISSPVPRIHKEPRVIKPEKAVAVLEKTVKIPEIPTQDEIKIPTYEVFPKKELERERLRPVKEKHPDKPVLAIIIDDMGYDPGIAEAFMALDIPLTFSVLPHSPHGVRIANRAHERGYEVMLHLPMQPVEYPRIHPGPGALLLSMDPDEVIAALRHNLSAIPHIRGVNNHMGSALTASEPHINQIFTVLKKENFFFIDSRTAADSRGRSAARMFQLPFAERDVFLDHIQHKDAVKLELDRLLRIADKHGNALGIGHPHRVTLEGLQRILPEAKDRYRFVYASEFVAFVE, encoded by the coding sequence ATGACAAAAAAAAAAGAAACAAAAACCAATGAAAAAAAGAAAACCACGCGAAAATCAGGTACCAGAAAAGCTCCTGCAAAGTCTGCATCCGCTTCCAAGGGTAAAAACACCTCCCCTCCTTCTGAAATAAATCAGGGCCCCATTGCGCTTTTAATTCTTCTGCTTCTGGTGGTGGGAACAGGGGTGGCAGCCCATCTTTTTTTTAAGCCATTCCAGAGAGATATATCCCTTGCAGGAAATAAAGAGATCAGTTCTCCTGTTCCGAGGATTCATAAAGAACCAAGGGTAATTAAACCGGAAAAAGCCGTTGCAGTTCTTGAAAAAACAGTAAAAATACCGGAAATACCCACCCAGGATGAAATAAAAATTCCCACCTATGAGGTTTTTCCCAAAAAGGAATTGGAAAGGGAAAGGCTTCGGCCTGTAAAGGAAAAACATCCTGATAAACCGGTACTGGCCATTATTATAGATGATATGGGTTATGATCCAGGAATTGCCGAAGCCTTTATGGCTCTGGATATTCCCCTGACCTTTTCCGTTCTTCCCCACAGTCCCCATGGTGTGAGAATAGCAAACAGGGCCCATGAAAGGGGTTATGAAGTGATGCTGCATCTTCCAATGCAGCCTGTGGAATATCCCCGTATTCATCCGGGACCGGGTGCCCTGCTCCTTTCCATGGACCCTGATGAAGTGATAGCTGCTTTAAGACATAATCTCTCGGCCATTCCCCATATCCGGGGAGTAAATAACCATATGGGTTCTGCCCTTACGGCATCGGAACCCCATATAAATCAGATTTTTACTGTTTTAAAAAAAGAAAATTTCTTTTTTATAGACAGCAGAACAGCAGCAGACAGCCGTGGCCGTTCTGCTGCCAGAATGTTTCAGCTTCCCTTTGCCGAAAGGGATGTTTTTCTGGATCATATACAGCATAAGGATGCCGTAAAACTGGAGCTGGACCGGCTTTTACGCATAGCAGACAAGCATGGTAATGCTCTGGGTATAGGTCATCCCCACAGGGTTACCCTGGAAGGACTTCAGCGTATACTTCCCGAGGCAAAGGACAGGTATCGCTTTGTTTATGCCTCTGAATTTGTCGCCTTTGTGGAGTAA
- a CDS encoding cell division protein FtsX has product MKDLWIRHFRHALKDIRSHRFLHGITVVTIILSVILSGTFTLFASNAADVISSWRAGVRILAYLEEGYTEQDRLRIHNTLKENNLVSDIRFISKNEALESLRSRMQRHSAVFQNLPENPLPDAFELRVRVEGNSWETVEEVAMYVEKIKSIEDVEYGGQWVGRFLKVIAMLRLTALGMGGLFFLISVFIVANTIRLAFYSRKEEVEIMRLVGAEEGFIKAPFYIQGLILGFSGGLMGMLILFLTYITLTFRMDATFTALAFDFSFLPLKTVAIMICVSTLIGWMGAYLSFRQEVVE; this is encoded by the coding sequence TTACTATTATATTATCTGTAATTCTTTCAGGTACATTTACGCTTTTTGCTTCCAATGCAGCTGATGTTATTTCTTCCTGGAGAGCCGGAGTTCGTATTCTGGCCTATCTGGAAGAAGGCTATACTGAGCAGGATCGTTTACGTATCCATAATACCCTGAAAGAAAATAATCTGGTATCGGATATACGTTTTATATCAAAAAATGAAGCCCTTGAATCCTTACGAAGCCGTATGCAAAGACATTCCGCCGTATTTCAGAATCTGCCCGAAAACCCCCTTCCCGATGCCTTTGAACTCAGGGTAAGGGTGGAAGGCAACAGCTGGGAAACAGTGGAAGAAGTGGCTATGTATGTTGAAAAAATTAAAAGTATTGAGGATGTGGAGTATGGTGGTCAGTGGGTGGGCCGCTTTCTCAAGGTTATTGCCATGCTTCGCCTTACTGCTCTGGGAATGGGAGGGCTTTTTTTTCTTATTTCTGTTTTTATTGTGGCCAACACCATCAGACTTGCATTTTATTCCCGTAAGGAAGAGGTTGAAATTATGCGTCTTGTGGGAGCTGAAGAGGGCTTTATCAAGGCACCTTTTTATATTCAGGGTCTGATTCTTGGCTTTTCCGGAGGCCTTATGGGGATGCTTATCCTTTTTCTTACTTACATTACCCTTACCTTCAGGATGGATGCAACTTTTACGGCTCTGGCCTTTGATTTCTCTTTTTTACCGCTGAAGACAGTTGCGATAATGATTTGTGTTTCTACCCTTATTGGTTGGATGGGGGCCTACCTTTCCTTTCGACAGGAAGTTGTTGAATGA